One Cryptomeria japonica chromosome 9, Sugi_1.0, whole genome shotgun sequence genomic window carries:
- the LOC131075902 gene encoding stress-response A/B barrel domain-containing protein HS1, with translation MAEKAAASDVRHTVLAKFKADLSTQELEQLITDMEDLYSKIEFAKSFEWGTDFGEVKRHKGFTHIFVMTFYETGGLDAFFISSCSHSLWYQIHGLH, from the exons ATGGCAGAAAAAGCAGCAGCAAGTGATGTGAGGCACACTGTACTGGCTAAGTTTAAGGCAGATCTGAGTACCCAAGAGCTTGAACAGCTCATTACAGATATGGAAGATCTTTATTCTAAAATTGAATTTGCAAAGTCTTTTGAATG GGGAACTGATTTTGGAGAAGTGAAACGACACAAGGGCTTCACTCACATTTTTGTAATGACATTTTATGAGACGGGAGGACTTGATGCGTTTTTTATCTCATCTTGCTCACATAGCTTATGGTATCAAATTCATGGCCTCCATTGA